The Streptomyces sp. NBC_00483 genome contains the following window.
CTCCCTCTTCGCGTCCGGCTCGGACTCCCGCTCCGTTTTCCGTCCGAATCTCCCTCACCCACCGTCGGGGGCCGGCCGCGCGGGAGCGTCGGCCGTGACCGGCGACGGGCAGTCGTTCGCCGTCGTGGTCTTCCTCGGTTTCGTCGCCGTGTCGCTGCTGCTGTGCGGGCTCGCGGCAGCCGACCTGGACGACCCCGAGCACTTCTACGCGGGAGGCAGCGCGGCCTTCGGACCGGTCGGCGGAGGACTCGCCATCGCCGGTGACTACATCTCCGCGGCCACCTTGCTCAGCACCACGGGGGCGGTCGCCCTCGACGGCGCCGACGGCATGCTCTTCGCCGGTGCCACGGTCCTGTCCCTGTTCCTGGTCATGCGAATCCTGGGCGAACCCCTGCGCCGCGCCGGCGTGTTCACCCTGGGCGACTTCCTCGCCGACCGACTCGACGACCCCTCCGTACGCAGAGCGCTGGGAGTCGCGAGCCTCCTCGTCCTCGTCCCGCTGCTCCTGGTACAGCTCACCACCGGCGGACGCATCCTGGCCGCCATGTTCGGCCTCCCCGACGGCGCGCTCACCGCATGCACCGCCGCCGGCGGCGCCCTCATGATCGGCTACGCCGCGTTCGGCGGCATGCGCGGCGTCGGCTTCGTACAGATCCTCAAGGTCGGTGTGGTGCTCACCGCCCTGTCGCTGCTCGCAGGGATCGTCCTCGCCCGCCACGGCTGGTCGCCCCTGGCCCTGCTCGACGCCGCCCGCGACCGCTCAGAAGCCGGCTCCGGCTACCTGCAGCCGGGCCTGCACTTCGGCCCCTCCCTCGCGGGCCGCCTCGACCTGATCAGCTTCCAGGCCACCCTTCTGATCGGCGCCGCCTGTCTGCCGCACCTCACCATGCGCCTGCACCCGCTCAAGGACGCCGTCACCGCGCGCCGCGCCGTGGGCTGGGCCGTCGGCCCCGTCGCAGTCGTGTGCGCCGGAGTGGTCGTGGCCGGTCTCGGGGCCTGCGCCCTCATCGGCCGGGACGCGATACGGGCCGCCGACCCCGCAGGAGGGACCGCCCTGCTCATGGTGACAGGCGCCCTCGACCCCGCCGCCGGGGGCGCGCGGCACAGCATGCTCTTCGCCGTCATCGCCTGCGCCGTCTTCGCGACCACCCTCGCGGCCGTAGCGGGCATCACACTCGCCGCCGCCTCCAGTCTCACCCGCGACCTCGGACAGTACGCCCACAGCACTAACAGATCGTCGCCCGCCCGGGAGATCCGGCGGGCGCGCCTGAGCATCGTGCTCGTCGGAGCCGTCGCCGTCATCCTCGCGGCCGCCCTCGCCGACCGCGGCAGGCTGCCACTGATCTCGCTGTCGTTTACCGTCGCGGCCTCCGTACTCGCCCCGGTCCTGTTGTACGCGCTCTTCCTGCCGGGGTACTCCGCCAAAGGCGTGCGCTGGACCGTCTACGGGACCATCCCCCTCATCGTGCTGCTCCTGGCCGGTTCCCCGGCGGCCACGGGCACGCCCATCGCGATCTTCCCCGACCACGACCTGCACTGGTTCCCGCTCCAGACCCCCGGACTGATCACCATTCCCGCCGGCTTCCTGCTCGGACTCGTGGGCCGCACCCGCACCGGTACGGCGCGGGAACACGCATGGCGAGACCGGGTGACAGTGAGTCACGGCAGGAGCGAGCGGCCGTGAACCCGGCCGCCGGCTCCGCGACAAGCGGTGTGCCTGCGTCGGCACCGACCCGGCGGGCCCGACCGACACACGGCAACCTGGACGCCCAATGT
Protein-coding sequences here:
- a CDS encoding sodium/solute symporter, which codes for MTGDGQSFAVVVFLGFVAVSLLLCGLAAADLDDPEHFYAGGSAAFGPVGGGLAIAGDYISAATLLSTTGAVALDGADGMLFAGATVLSLFLVMRILGEPLRRAGVFTLGDFLADRLDDPSVRRALGVASLLVLVPLLLVQLTTGGRILAAMFGLPDGALTACTAAGGALMIGYAAFGGMRGVGFVQILKVGVVLTALSLLAGIVLARHGWSPLALLDAARDRSEAGSGYLQPGLHFGPSLAGRLDLISFQATLLIGAACLPHLTMRLHPLKDAVTARRAVGWAVGPVAVVCAGVVVAGLGACALIGRDAIRAADPAGGTALLMVTGALDPAAGGARHSMLFAVIACAVFATTLAAVAGITLAAASSLTRDLGQYAHSTNRSSPAREIRRARLSIVLVGAVAVILAAALADRGRLPLISLSFTVAASVLAPVLLYALFLPGYSAKGVRWTVYGTIPLIVLLLAGSPAATGTPIAIFPDHDLHWFPLQTPGLITIPAGFLLGLVGRTRTGTAREHAWRDRVTVSHGRSERP